The Winogradskyella schleiferi genome has a window encoding:
- the rplE gene encoding 50S ribosomal protein L5: protein MAYVARLKKEYQDKVVPALTEEFGYKNVMQVPKLKKIVLSKGVGAAVADKKLIDHAVDELTKITGQKAIHTMSKKDVASFKLRKGMPIGAKVTLRGEQMYEFLDRLVTSALPRVRDFNGIKATGFDGRGNYNLGVVEQIIFPEINIDKINKISGMDITFVTSAETDKEAKSLLTELGLPFKKN from the coding sequence CGTTGCAAGATTAAAAAAAGAGTATCAGGACAAAGTTGTACCGGCTCTTACGGAAGAATTTGGTTACAAAAATGTAATGCAAGTACCTAAACTTAAAAAGATAGTTTTATCTAAAGGTGTTGGTGCTGCTGTTGCGGACAAAAAATTAATTGATCACGCAGTAGATGAGCTTACAAAGATAACTGGACAGAAAGCTATACACACCATGTCTAAGAAGGATGTTGCTTCATTTAAGTTACGTAAAGGGATGCCAATTGGTGCCAAAGTAACTTTAAGAGGAGAACAAATGTATGAGTTCTTGGATCGTTTGGTAACTTCAGCTTTACCACGAGTGAGAGATTTTAACGGTATCAAAGCTACTGGTTTTGATGGACGTGGAAATTATAACTTAGGTGTTGTAGAACAAATCATTTTCCCGGAAATTAACATTGACAAGATCAATAAGATTTCTGGTATGGATATCACTTTTGTGACTTCTGCTGAAACCGATAAGGAAGCGAAGTCTTTATTAACAGAATTAGGATTACCATTTAAAAAGAATTAA
- the rplO gene encoding 50S ribosomal protein L15 produces the protein MDLSNLKPAEGSVKSQGKRIGRGQGSGKGGTATRGHKGAKSRSGYSKKLGFEGGQMPLQRRVPKFGFTNINRVEYQGINLDTLQQLVDEKKIKDSVDFESLVSMGLAGKNELVKILGRGELKAKLTVTAHKFTATAKAAIEAAGGEAVTL, from the coding sequence ATGGATTTAAGTAATTTAAAACCTGCAGAAGGTTCAGTAAAAAGTCAAGGAAAACGTATTGGACGTGGACAAGGATCTGGTAAAGGTGGTACTGCAACACGTGGTCACAAAGGAGCTAAGTCGCGTTCTGGTTATTCTAAGAAATTAGGATTTGAAGGTGGTCAAATGCCTTTACAACGACGTGTTCCTAAATTTGGATTTACTAATATTAATAGAGTAGAATATCAAGGTATAAACTTAGATACTTTACAACAGTTAGTAGATGAAAAGAAAATTAAAGATAGTGTTGATTTTGAATCTTTAGTATCTATGGGATTAGCCGGTAAAAATGAGCTGGTGAAAATCTTGGGTAGAGGAGAGTTAAAAGCAAAATTAACAGTAACTGCTCATAAATTTACTGCTACGGCAAAAGCTGCTATTGAAGCTGCTGGTGGTGAAGCTGTAACTTTATAA
- the rpsN gene encoding 30S ribosomal protein S14 has translation MAKESMKAREVKRAKTVAKYAEKRKALKEAGDYEALQKLPKNASPIRQHNRCKLTGRPKGYMRQFGISRVMFRQMANQGLIPGVKKASW, from the coding sequence ATGGCTAAAGAATCAATGAAAGCCCGTGAGGTAAAGCGTGCAAAAACGGTTGCTAAATATGCTGAAAAAAGGAAAGCTTTAAAAGAAGCTGGAGATTATGAGGCATTACAGAAGTTACCTAAGAATGCTTCACCAATACGTCAGCATAACCGTTGTAAACTTACTGGAAGGCCTAAAGGTTATATGAGACAATTTGGAATTTCTCGTGTAATGTTTAGACAAATGGCTAACCAAGGGTTAATACCTGGTGTTAAGAAAGCAAGCTGGTAA
- the rpsE gene encoding 30S ribosomal protein S5 — MYQKYKNAELVKPGGLELKDRLVGVQRVTKVTKGGRAFGFSAIVVVGDETNVVGQGLGKSKDVATAIAKAVEDAKKNLVRIPILKGTIPHEQKGKYGGARVNIIPAAPGTGVIAGGAVRIVLEAVGVHDVLSKSQGSSNPHNVVKATFDALLQLRDAKSVAKERGISLEKVFNG; from the coding sequence ATGTATCAAAAATATAAAAACGCAGAGCTTGTTAAACCAGGCGGATTAGAATTAAAAGATCGCTTAGTTGGCGTTCAGCGTGTAACTAAAGTAACAAAAGGTGGTAGAGCATTTGGTTTTTCTGCAATTGTTGTTGTAGGTGACGAAACAAATGTCGTAGGACAAGGTTTAGGGAAATCTAAAGATGTTGCTACTGCAATTGCAAAAGCCGTTGAAGATGCTAAGAAAAACTTAGTAAGAATTCCTATTCTTAAAGGAACCATACCACACGAGCAAAAAGGTAAGTATGGTGGAGCAAGAGTTAACATCATTCCAGCTGCACCTGGTACAGGAGTTATTGCAGGTGGTGCGGTAAGAATTGTTCTTGAAGCAGTAGGTGTACACGATGTATTATCTAAGTCTCAAGGATCTTCAAACCCTCATAATGTGGTAAAAGCGACTTTTGATGCTTTATTACAATTAAGAGATGCTAAGTCTGTAGCTAAAGAACGTGGAATTTCACTTGAAAAAGTGTTTAACGGATAA
- the rpsH gene encoding 30S ribosomal protein S8 — translation MYTDPIADYLTRVRNAVKANHRVVEIPASNLKKEITKILFDQGFILSYKFDDSSVQGTIKIALKYNKDTKESVIKKIQRISKPGLRKYASSNEMPRILNGLGIAIVSTSHGVMTGKQAQRENVGGEVLCYVY, via the coding sequence ATGTATACAGATCCAATAGCGGATTATTTAACGCGAGTTAGAAACGCAGTTAAGGCCAATCACAGAGTGGTTGAGATCCCTGCATCTAACTTAAAAAAAGAAATAACTAAAATATTGTTCGATCAGGGCTTTATTTTAAGTTACAAGTTTGATGACTCTTCAGTTCAAGGTACGATTAAAATCGCTTTGAAATATAACAAGGACACCAAAGAGTCTGTCATCAAAAAAATTCAAAGAATCAGTAAACCAGGTTTACGTAAGTATGCTAGCTCTAACGAAATGCCTAGAATCCTTAACGGTTTAGGTATTGCAATTGTTTCTACGTCTCACGGAGTGATGACAGGAAAACAAGCGCAAAGAGAAAACGTTGGTGGCGAAGTATTATGTTACGTTTACTAA
- the rplF gene encoding 50S ribosomal protein L6 — translation MSRIGKNPITIPEGVTVEIKDNMITAKGKLGELTQEYSEIKIKSEDGTITLERDSDKKDLRAKHGLYRSLIYNMIEGVSKGWTKQLELVGVGYRASNQGQKLDLAVGFSHNIVLDIAPEVKVETISEKGKNPIVKLTSFDKQLVGQVAAKIRGFRRPEPYKGKGIKFVGEEIRRKAGKSA, via the coding sequence ATGTCAAGAATAGGTAAAAACCCAATAACAATTCCTGAAGGTGTAACAGTTGAGATTAAAGACAACATGATTACTGCTAAAGGTAAGCTTGGTGAATTAACTCAAGAGTATTCAGAAATTAAAATTAAATCAGAAGACGGTACTATTACATTAGAACGTGATTCTGATAAGAAAGATTTAAGAGCAAAACATGGTCTGTACAGATCATTGATATATAACATGATTGAAGGTGTTTCTAAAGGCTGGACCAAACAACTTGAGTTAGTTGGTGTAGGTTATAGAGCATCTAATCAAGGACAAAAATTGGATTTGGCTGTAGGATTTTCTCATAACATCGTTTTGGATATTGCTCCAGAAGTAAAGGTGGAGACAATTTCAGAAAAAGGTAAAAACCCAATAGTGAAATTAACGTCTTTTGACAAACAATTGGTTGGACAAGTAGCTGCAAAGATTCGTGGTTTTAGAAGACCAGAACCTTACAAAGGAAAAGGAATCAAGTTTGTTGGTGAAGAAATTAGAAGAAAAGCAGGTAAATCAGCTTAA
- the rpmD gene encoding 50S ribosomal protein L30: MAKKIKVTKVKSAINRTKRQKQTLEALGLNKIGQVKEHEATSSILGMVKKVEHLVSVEEA, translated from the coding sequence ATGGCAAAGAAGATTAAAGTAACTAAAGTAAAAAGTGCAATCAATCGTACTAAAAGACAAAAGCAAACATTGGAAGCTTTAGGTCTTAATAAGATTGGTCAAGTAAAAGAGCACGAAGCTACATCAAGTATTCTTGGTATGGTTAAGAAAGTTGAACATTTAGTTTCTGTAGAAGAAGCTTAA
- the rplR gene encoding 50S ribosomal protein L18: MALTKNERRTRIKNRIRKVVSGTETKPRLAVFRSNKEIYAQLVDDVTGKTLAAASSRDKDIAKSKGNKTEVAALVGKSVAEKAMKAGVETISFDRGGYLYHGRVKSLAEGAREAGLKF; the protein is encoded by the coding sequence ATGGCATTGACAAAGAACGAAAGAAGAACAAGAATAAAAAACAGAATCCGCAAGGTAGTATCTGGTACTGAAACAAAACCAAGATTAGCTGTTTTTAGAAGTAATAAAGAAATTTATGCTCAACTCGTAGATGATGTAACTGGTAAAACTTTAGCTGCTGCATCCTCAAGAGATAAAGACATTGCAAAGTCTAAAGGAAACAAAACAGAGGTTGCCGCTTTAGTTGGTAAGTCTGTTGCAGAAAAAGCTATGAAGGCTGGTGTTGAAACTATTTCTTTTGATAGAGGTGGTTACTTATATCATGGAAGAGTAAAATCATTAGCAGAAGGTGCTAGAGAAGCAGGACTTAAATTTTAA